A window of the Verrucomicrobiia bacterium genome harbors these coding sequences:
- a CDS encoding HEAT repeat domain-containing protein, with protein MVRLLKLHVVVATLVVFGGRLVGDDPLRPRSGWKAEPLLSAPELAHPSVVCTAPDGRIFVAEDPMDIRSERADAREGRILCRHADGRLTVYAEGLHAVFGMQYLEGRLYVLHNPRFSVFADRGDHGEPRDDLIPGTNPEPWALDWNDHVPANFRLGLDGYFYVATGDKGLFQARGSDGRELSMRGGVFRIRPDGTGLEAFSHGVRNILDVARTDEDDLFTYDNTDEHQWMSRIAHMVDGGFYGWPHEFIPRRDHALWCLADLGGGAATGALVDDGGAWPPELAGQLYLADFGKRQVLRVRLERDGATFRLAEREDLIPDPPADFRPVGLCQTADGTGLLVCDWQHRDSKAPVTVGRLWRLTPDGARAPERPDWWEDAASGRPFTAPDEALLAALDHPSRAVRDTAQRELSRRPSAGPALQSTLKNEAAPWRARIHALWALTAAGETGPDGLTTVVAAAVASPDARVARQALRALGERAAAPAPPEVLKAVEDPDPTRRFRAATALGRIADPKAIPALRERLGDADDWVRFAAFTALNRIGRRHGETWDLVVPGLADPNPRVRSGTRHALRETWEMPLVMALTKHAGSGGAEAAEAVALLGALHRQPPPWQGEWWAYHPASAAPPARTGRWAGTAVAEEALLNALRSSSEPVRSAALLAVGDARVEAAADLLEALAGKTTDASERRAVVRARSRLGDERARDFFAAELLRTPDPEVQVLALEVLRQSPAAPDVETALEAFWRTQPRDPAVLIAACRTTGDAGGRSLVPAVAACSTHPDPAVRSAAVSALGRLGTPLAVAALERTVRTGPPDTVRSALTALGGVPSREARAVLFAAAEEGRWRGDAIGALARRPQPDAIALYLDGLELPEAQIREQCRAALGQLRDATWPVVLSRLDGLSSAAQAQLRLIFAGHPPAQSSGLFDPGSGWSEADYLAAASQSGGNELRGRDLFFSPQGPACSRCHRVGSEGSELGPDLTHAGTQFDRMALAEAILFPSQSVREGYQQTTLELASGDLVHGLMRVEEADAVTVRDAAGQDHRVPRTDIRERLTSGQSLMPEGLAAGLSPTDWADLLAYLESLR; from the coding sequence ATGGTGCGTCTCCTGAAGCTTCACGTGGTCGTTGCGACCCTGGTGGTGTTCGGTGGACGGCTCGTTGGGGACGACCCACTCCGGCCCCGCAGCGGGTGGAAGGCCGAGCCGTTGCTGTCCGCACCGGAGCTGGCGCATCCGAGCGTCGTCTGCACGGCGCCCGATGGGCGGATCTTCGTCGCCGAGGATCCGATGGACATCCGAAGCGAGCGGGCGGACGCCCGCGAGGGGCGGATCCTGTGCCGGCATGCCGATGGTCGCCTGACCGTGTATGCGGAGGGACTCCACGCCGTGTTCGGAATGCAGTACCTTGAGGGCCGGCTGTACGTGTTGCACAATCCCCGGTTCTCCGTCTTTGCAGACCGCGGCGACCATGGAGAACCACGGGACGACCTGATCCCCGGCACCAATCCGGAGCCCTGGGCGTTGGACTGGAACGATCATGTGCCGGCGAATTTCCGGCTGGGTCTGGACGGCTATTTCTACGTCGCGACCGGGGACAAGGGGCTTTTCCAGGCGCGCGGAAGCGACGGGCGGGAGTTGTCCATGCGCGGCGGGGTGTTTCGCATCCGCCCCGACGGAACCGGGCTCGAAGCCTTCAGTCATGGGGTCCGCAACATTCTGGATGTGGCCCGCACCGATGAGGACGACCTCTTCACCTACGACAACACGGACGAACACCAGTGGATGTCCCGGATTGCCCACATGGTGGACGGCGGGTTTTACGGGTGGCCGCATGAATTCATCCCGCGTCGGGACCATGCGCTCTGGTGTCTTGCGGATCTTGGCGGCGGTGCCGCAACCGGGGCGCTGGTGGATGATGGTGGCGCGTGGCCGCCGGAACTCGCAGGACAATTGTACCTTGCCGACTTCGGGAAGCGACAGGTGCTGCGCGTGCGTCTCGAGCGCGATGGGGCCACGTTCCGGCTCGCGGAGCGTGAAGATCTCATCCCCGATCCGCCGGCGGATTTCCGCCCCGTGGGCCTCTGCCAGACTGCGGATGGCACCGGACTGCTGGTCTGCGACTGGCAGCATCGGGACAGCAAGGCGCCGGTGACGGTGGGACGGCTGTGGCGCCTGACTCCCGACGGTGCCCGGGCGCCGGAGCGTCCCGACTGGTGGGAGGACGCCGCCTCCGGGCGTCCGTTTACAGCCCCGGATGAGGCACTGCTCGCGGCCTTGGACCATCCCTCGAGGGCCGTGAGAGACACGGCGCAGCGGGAGCTTTCGCGGCGTCCTTCGGCCGGGCCGGCGCTTCAATCCACGCTCAAAAACGAAGCCGCCCCATGGCGGGCACGCATTCACGCGCTGTGGGCACTCACGGCGGCCGGGGAGACGGGCCCGGACGGGCTCACGACCGTCGTCGCCGCCGCCGTCGCCTCGCCGGATGCGCGGGTCGCCCGCCAGGCGCTTCGGGCGTTGGGCGAACGCGCTGCGGCGCCCGCGCCCCCCGAAGTGCTGAAGGCCGTGGAGGATCCGGATCCGACGCGACGCTTTCGTGCGGCGACCGCCCTCGGTCGGATCGCGGATCCCAAGGCGATCCCGGCACTTCGCGAGCGGCTTGGCGATGCGGATGACTGGGTTCGATTCGCCGCGTTCACGGCGCTCAACCGGATCGGGCGACGGCATGGCGAGACCTGGGATCTGGTGGTTCCGGGCCTTGCGGACCCGAACCCGCGGGTTCGATCCGGGACCCGGCACGCCCTGCGGGAGACCTGGGAGATGCCCCTGGTGATGGCGCTGACGAAGCATGCGGGCTCGGGAGGCGCGGAAGCAGCGGAGGCCGTTGCACTGTTGGGGGCCCTGCACCGGCAGCCGCCTCCGTGGCAGGGCGAATGGTGGGCCTATCACCCGGCCAGCGCGGCGCCACCGGCGAGGACCGGGCGCTGGGCCGGAACGGCCGTCGCCGAGGAGGCGCTCTTGAACGCACTGCGATCTTCCAGTGAGCCGGTCCGCTCCGCCGCGCTCCTGGCCGTTGGCGATGCCCGGGTCGAGGCGGCGGCGGACCTGTTGGAGGCGCTGGCGGGGAAGACAACCGATGCATCGGAACGGCGTGCCGTGGTTCGGGCCCGTTCCCGGCTGGGTGACGAGCGGGCCCGTGACTTCTTCGCCGCCGAGTTGCTGAGAACCCCGGATCCTGAAGTCCAGGTGTTGGCGCTGGAGGTCCTCCGGCAATCCCCCGCCGCTCCGGACGTCGAGACAGCACTGGAGGCCTTCTGGCGGACGCAACCCCGGGATCCGGCAGTGCTGATCGCCGCCTGCCGGACGACGGGCGATGCGGGCGGCCGATCCCTGGTTCCCGCGGTTGCCGCCTGTTCGACCCATCCCGACCCCGCGGTGCGGTCCGCTGCGGTGTCAGCGCTCGGACGCCTGGGAACGCCGCTCGCGGTCGCGGCCCTCGAACGCACCGTGCGGACCGGTCCGCCCGACACCGTCCGCTCCGCGCTGACCGCGCTGGGCGGCGTGCCCTCTCGGGAGGCGCGGGCCGTGCTGTTTGCGGCGGCGGAGGAGGGGCGGTGGCGTGGGGATGCGATTGGGGCGCTGGCGCGGCGGCCGCAGCCGGATGCCATTGCGCTGTACCTCGACGGGCTGGAACTGCCCGAGGCGCAAATTCGGGAGCAGTGTCGCGCGGCGCTTGGCCAGCTTCGCGATGCCACCTGGCCTGTGGTGTTGTCCCGACTGGACGGGCTGTCGTCCGCCGCGCAGGCCCAGTTGCGCCTCATTTTCGCGGGCCATCCGCCGGCGCAATCCAGCGGCCTGTTTGATCCGGGCAGTGGCTGGTCGGAGGCGGACTACCTGGCGGCGGCCAGCCAGTCCGGAGGCAATGAATTGCGGGGGCGCGACCTGTTCTTTTCGCCCCAGGGCCCGGCGTGTTCGCGCTGCCACCGGGTGGGTTCCGAGGGAAGTGAATTGGGACCCGACCTCACGCATGCCGGAACCCAGTTCGACCGCATGGCGCTTGCCGAGGCGATCCTGTTTCCCTCGCAAAGCGTCCGTGAAGGCTACCAGCAAACGACGCTTGAGCTCGCCTCCGGCGACCTGGTCCATGGCCTGATGCGGGTGGAAGAAGCCGACGCGGTCACCGTCCGGGACGCCGCCGGGCAGGACCATCGCGTGCCGAGGACGGACATCCGGGAACGTCTCACGAGCGGCCAGTCCCTCATGCCCGAAGGGCTCGCTGCCGGACTGTCCCCGACGGACTGGGCGGACCTCCTCGCCTACCTCGAAAGCCTGCGCTGA
- a CDS encoding helix-turn-helix transcriptional regulator, translating to MKINKDLIAASATPIVLSLLREGESYGYAIIQRVRELSDGEVQWTDGMLYPILHRLEAQGLIEARWGESESGRKRRYYRMKPAARDVLEEERRQWSVMNLVLAKVWEAQGA from the coding sequence ATGAAGATCAACAAGGATCTGATCGCCGCCAGTGCGACCCCGATCGTTCTGTCCCTGCTGCGGGAGGGCGAAAGTTACGGGTACGCGATCATCCAACGCGTTCGAGAGCTGTCCGATGGCGAGGTGCAGTGGACCGACGGGATGCTCTATCCGATCCTCCACCGATTGGAGGCTCAGGGCCTGATCGAGGCGCGATGGGGGGAGTCCGAATCCGGACGCAAACGGCGATACTACCGAATGAAGCCAGCGGCCAGGGATGTCCTTGAGGAGGAACGCCGCCAATGGAGCGTGATGAACCTGGTTCTCGCCAAGGTTTGGGAGGCTCAAGGCGCATGA
- a CDS encoding translation initiation factor, protein MSDGKRIRTDGGPAFGHNPFEALTAAGLPDVPASTGPTDVPATERPALKGARHRGRVDIIRQRAGRGGKTVMVIRGFAGISGAEKEALAHAMRKACGTGGTMKNGQIEIQGGNRDAVARVLEEARFHPVFAGGW, encoded by the coding sequence ATGAGCGACGGAAAACGCATCCGCACCGACGGCGGTCCGGCCTTTGGCCACAACCCATTTGAAGCGCTCACCGCCGCGGGATTGCCCGACGTCCCGGCGTCCACCGGGCCGACGGACGTCCCGGCCACGGAAAGACCGGCGCTGAAGGGCGCACGCCACCGGGGACGCGTGGACATCATCCGTCAGCGGGCCGGTCGCGGCGGCAAGACGGTCATGGTGATCCGGGGCTTTGCGGGCATCAGTGGCGCGGAAAAGGAGGCGCTCGCCCATGCCATGCGCAAGGCCTGCGGCACAGGGGGCACCATGAAGAACGGCCAGATCGAGATTCAGGGCGGCAACCGCGATGCCGTCGCGCGCGTTCTGGAGGAGGCACGCTTCCACCCGGTGTTCGCCGGAGGGTGGTAG